The nucleotide sequence AGGATAAATTTTATCAGGGATAAGTGAAACCATGCACAGCGCTTTGTTCTTTCCTGGCAGTGATGAGTTACATAGGTAACTTTAGTTGAggctgagtctgtttctgtaatGTGTTGGGAAGAGGAAAGATTTCACTGCGAGTGATTGGTCAAAAGCTTGACTTACTTTTGCTGAACTGATTAAGTATGTTGATATACTGGGAATGTGGGTGagagtttatattttcaaaatattctcatGGAATCCTACACATCTTGGACAAAATAGCTGAGAAGTATGTTGGCAGTACTCTGTTATAAGAGTAAACAGAAAGATTTTAAAGTTCATAAAACTATAAATTGAAATGCAACAAATGTATTTTGACTTTCATATCCAGAAATGGGTAAAAGAATTATTTCTTAACGTATCCAGCATATATTTCTTGAGTAACACAAATATTAGTATATGAGATGCTTACAGTAAAACCTCTCCACTAgtctacatacagtccatagtaAACATCACAAGTCCCACTCTACTTGGTGGAAcataaaaagcagaaatcagaGGTTGCAATTTTGCTGATTGGAAAATAATGCAATATAGAAACAAGTACAATCACTTATTAACAACATTCTAGAGTCAAGGTTCAGAAGCCATTTAattcaggaaataattttatgaagAACTCCTTGCTACTTCAGGGTTAGTCCTGCCGTGTTTTTCCCTTCATGGTGAGGAATGATCACGGAAATGACAACCACTGACATTTCCTCATCTCTTACTCTTTGAGCGCTTTATGTCAGTCATTCCCTACAACAACCCAATGAGGTGGTAAAGGATTATTAGCCCCATTTAGAGATGAGGCAACTGGGAGGTTAATAACTAGCTAAGTGTTGCACAGCCAGTAGGTAAAAGTCAGGAAAGTCCATTGTCTCTGACATTCCTCCTCGTTCTCTCTGTTATTtttcctctccctgtctctctgtctccctttgcTATTAAGGATTAAAGATGCATATATCTTAGTAACTTGTTCTTGTTACAAAATACAGGAGCTGCAGAAAGTTGAAAGACACTGTACAAGCAAAGGAGAAATTGAAAACCACACCATTTGTTACTTTTGACCGTTGTGTTTAGTTCATACGCAGTGTGCATccgagagagagagacagagagagagagagacagagagagagagaggttagcTGATGCACATGTCTTTTGTCTTGATGGTGATGTTCTCCCATAATAAATCTCTTAGGATTTCTAACCCTCactctttttcattgttttccctcCTGCTTTATTGAGTGTGCTGTTAAAAGTCTCTATTGATTTCTTCAGCTCTaggatttctgttttttctttttttattgcattctctttctttgtttaacacattttgttcattttggtaatgtattgttttcttaatttcatccAGTTGTCTGTTTATGAGTTTTATATTTCACCAAATGTTTTAAAGAGAATTATGCTGAGTTCTTTGTCAGAGCATTTATAGATCTTTATTCGTttaatgaaagtcactcagtcatgtctgactctttgcaacaccatggactttacagtccatgaattctccaggccagaatactggaatgggtagctattcccttctcgaggggatcttctcaaaccagggatcgaactcaggtctcccacattgcaggtggattctttaccagcagattCTTAGAAAGCTATTAAAGCTTTATAAGTTTCCTTTAGTGGTGTCATATTTACCTAATTTTTCATGACCCTTGACTCCTTTGTTAGTGTCTGCACTTTTGATCTCTACTTCCAGATTTTCTAAACTTGCTTTAGTAGAGACAGCCCTTCCCCAGTCAGCTCAGCTTGGAGTTCTAGATAGATCACCTGGCAGTGACCTTGATCAATTGGGCTAGCTGTCAAAGaatgggttggaggaagcacaagctggaatcaagattgccaggagaaatatcaataacctcagatatgcagatgacaccaaccttatggcagaaagtgaagaactaaagagcctcttgatgaaagtgaaagaggagtgtgaaaaagctggattaaaacttaacattcagaaaacttagatcatggcatctgatcccatgatttcatggcaaatagatgcagaaacaatggaaacagtgacagactttatttctggggactccaaaatcactgcagatggtgactgcagccatgaaattaaaaggtacttgctccttggaagaaaagtgatgaccaacctagacaacatattaaaaagcagagacattactttgccaacaaaggttcatctagtcaaagccatggttttttccagtggtcatgtatggatgtgagagttggactatagagaaagctgagtaccctgagctctctctcttttccatAAAGAAACTGTAGCCCGAGAAGGGTCCTCTTGGTGTAGCTAGGGGAGGGGCAATGCAGTCAAATGTGTCTGGCCTCCACCCTCCTAATGTggtctttctccatctctgtagTTCACAGGGACGCTTCAGCTTCATCCCTTTGCTTTAGGATTTTTTCATTGGTACCGTGTCTATGAATAACTGCTAATTATTTTTctcgtggggcttccctggtcgctcagctgggaaagaatccacctgcaatgcaggagaccctggtttgattcctgggacaggaaattcctctgaagaagggataggctccccactccagtattatggcttgcagaattccacggacagaggagcctggcaggctacagtccaggaggtcacagagagtcagacatgactgagcaactttcacttttcttttttctgcttagaGGAACTGAAGTCAGGAATGACCTATGTTGTCATCTTGATTATGTCACTGAGAACTATATCTCTAAGTTGGAACTTTAACCACAGTACTAGTTGTttccttgttcagttgctcagttgtgtctgtctgattctttgtgaccccatggactgcagcacgccaggcttccctgtccttcactgtctcctggcatttgctcagactcatgtccatggaacTGATGGTGTCTGCCATGCAGAATATTTGAATATTAGGACAATAATTGGGGCTGGTAGTGAGTTGTACTAGGCTCCCTTTAGAACAGTTTGTACGCGGCTTCCCTAAGAAGAATTATTTCATAACTATTGGGCACACATGCTGAGCTCTACAAAAGTATATTGGGAATATAAATTAAGGTAAATTATCAGATTATTTTGGAGATGATGCATTGAATACATGTAAAAAATTGAGGTGTTATTATAAACAAGGTAATTTTTTATGGGTAAAGAAGAAATTCTTGAAAACCCATCTGGGTGACCATCATGGGAAGATGGGCTAGTTCAAATTTATCCTGAAATGATGCTGCTTATCCTTTTATTAGTATAAAGCAACAGTTATACATATTAAATCATCAGAGGTCTTTAAAATCCTCATTGTTTTAACCAAAAGTCTCTTTGTGATATACAAGCACAGAATTTCAATTGCTTTGGCAGAGATAGACTTTGCTTTATTTCAAAGTTTtgagtcaatttaaaaaatatgcctgTGAATTTTTGTGAGACCTCATaaaataattgggcttcccttgtggctcagctggtaaagaatctgcctgcaatgcagagataCCAGTTcggttcctggattgggaagatctgctggagaaatgacaggctacccagtccagtcttgttgggctttcctggtggctcagctggtaaaggatccacctgcaatgcgggagacctgggttcaatccctgggttgggaagatcgcctggagaggggaaggctacccactccagtattctggcctggagcattccatggaacACTGAGAAGGCTCTTCTTGACAGTTCAAGATGAAAAGCTGGGGTCTTTCCCTAGGACCCTGGAGCATTTCCACTTTTCCAGTGCTCAGTGGGGGAAAATATGTTGTATATGAGGCTTGTAATGCTACGATGTCACGAGTAGGCAATGTATCCTCTGGTCACTTTTCTGATTTTAGGAGTGTCAAGCCAATGGTTGGAGGAGGCAATATCACAGAGATCACTTATTTTATCCTCTTGGGATTCTCAGATTTTCCCAGAATCATCGCAGTACTTTTTGCTGTATTCCTGGTGATATACATTTTGACCCTGACATGGAACCTGTCGCTCATCATCTTAATAGGAATagactcccacctccacacccccatgtacttcttcctcagtaACCTGTCCTTCATGGACATCTGCTACGTGACTGCCACAGCCCCCAAGATGCTTTACGACTTCTTCCAGGAGCAGAAAGTGATCACCTATGTGGGTTGTGTTGTTCAGTACTTTGTATTTTCCACCATGGGGCTGAGTGAGTCTTGCCTCATGACCGCCATGGCTTATGACCGATATGCTGCCATTTGTAACCCACTCCTCTATTCCTCAGTCATGTCGCCCGCTCTCTGCGGTCGGATGGTGCTGGGATCCTACATGGCTGGACTCTCTGCTTCTATATTCTATTTGTGTTTCATGTTGAAGTTCCAGTTCTGTGGGCCTAATGTCATCAACCACTTCTTCTGTGACATGCCCCAGCTGTTAGTTCTGTCCTGCACTGACACGTTCTCTGCACAACTCTTCACTGCTCTATCGACAATGATCTTTGGGATAATAAATGTTTCCGTTATCATGATATCCTATGTCTACATTGGCATCTCCATCCTGAAGATCACTTCCGTGAAAGGCAGATCCAAAGCTTTCAACACCTGCGCTTCCCACCTGACGGCAGTGAGCCTCTTCTATGCCTCAGGCATGTTTGTCTACTTGAGTTCCAGTTCTGGAGGCTCCTCCAGCTTCGACAGATTCGCATCGGTCTTCTACACGGTGATGATTCCCATGCTGAATCCTTTGATTTACAGTCTGAGAAACAAAGACATCAAAGATGCCTTGAAGAGGTTGCAAAAGAAGAGAGGGTGTTGCTGAGGCATAGTCTGAGATTTCTGATGGATTTGTCTTTTTAGAATCATCTTAACCCTCAATAATATTCATACAAAAGTACTATAAAATTCCTGGCTCCTTTGACAAAGACAGCTTAATTTGATATGCAGTATGCCAGTATGGACCAACAGCTGACTTGTTGCCACATGAACACGATGTCTTTATGTCCTGGAGGTTCATAGTTTTCATCCTCCATGAGGAGTGGcctcaatatttattaatatatctgTAAGTATTTGTGAAATGTTAAGGTTTAGAACCTTGctatttctcttttgcttctgagAGGGAGGTCGTTCAATCTCGGGCTTCTGACCATGGAGGAGAGACAGTTGACACAGACCGCAGCAATGCACAAATCTTGTCTTCCAAATATTCGAATGTAGCGTAATCCAGACGTGGTGCTCACTGGTGTTCATTCTGGGTGTCTGACAAGAATGAAATGGGACAGAGGAGAAATGTGTCTGTGGACAGAAACAAGGTTTACAATTGGCTTGGTTGTGCCCCTTGGGAAGACCAGTCTGAGACAGCTTATGCTTGTGCAAAGCCTATTTTGGTGCTTAATATCTAATACAATTTTGATTACATGCTAGTTTCCACCAGCTGTAACCTAAGGAAGGAGGAGGTGATTTGAACGTAAACATATATGGAATGACGCAAGTGGTCCCTTCCATGCCATTTACTCATGAGTCTGATGATGTCATTTCTTGCAACTGGTATCGAATGGGGATTTCTGATGGGAGATGATATTCGAATCCATGTCACAGCCAATAGCAATTTCTGCCACTGTGGGACTcaagcttttctttctcttctgccctACTTAGCCTGGAAAATTACTCTGTTTGACATAGCCAATGGGATCGGATCTCCCAATTATTTCTGACCTCATAAGAACCTATTCAAATTTGATGTGAGGTTACTTATGTGGGAAATTATTGTAATAATAGCACCACTGAATAGTCAACATTGCAGGGAGTaaaaacaaatatggaaaactggTTATATATTTTCCtcctgtgtgtgtatggtgttttATCTCCTAGAGATTTATGGCTGCATGTGGTGATATGTTGGTTGGAGTAGAACTCATAGTGTTGCTTAATGCTGATTATTCCCAGGAATCCTCAAGGACCAGGAGATGAAATAGTGGGATGGGCAGGGGTCTCAGTTGTCATCAGTTTCATTGGGGAAGAAAGATATGAAGATTTTGGTCATTGTGGTCTGGTTCAAAAGAGGAACAAGAGGTGTAGCAGCAATCACTCTTGATTTGAAACTTGAACAAACTGATATAAACCAGATGTCATTTACATTTACATATTATCCTTAGAGATTCACTGGGCTCTTAATAAATGTTTTGGAGGTCTCATTTTCAATGAGCTGCATGAATTATTCTGCTTAATTAAGGACTATAAGTGCAGATGTATTTGAAGTCTTTGCCAAATCTTCCATGAGTTTATACATGTATAAGATTTAGAACGGGGAAGGGTTGTTGAAACTCTGGGAGAGCATATGGGGCTTATCCTGTGACAAGGAACCTGTATTATGAATAAAGGATGTTTTGCCCTCCCATCTAGGTATTTgtggttgctgtttagttgctcaatcgtgtctgactctttgcgacccatggaccacagcacgccaggcttccctgtccttcactatctcccagagtttgctcaaactcatgtccattgagttggtgatgccatccaaccatctcatcctttgttgcccccttctcctcctgccctcaatctttcccagcatcagatacATATAGGTTTTTCTGAAGCATTGATGTACGAGTCTGTTCTTAAGGGGCCATGATGACTTCCTTAGGAGACAGAACTCTGCTAGATGTTAATGTATGGAAATGCAACTAATTTCTGTACCTCAAATGTACATCAATCCTGTAtgtttactgaatttgttgattACTTATGCCAGaatttttggtggagtctttaagattttctttctttttttttttatttctttttattagttgaaggttaattactttacaatattgtagtgggtatTGTCATACACTggcttgaatcagccatggatttacaagtattccccatcccgatcgccCCTCCCACTActctctctacccgatccctctgggtcttcccagtggacgaaccccgagcacttgtctcatgcatccaacttaggctggtgatctctttcaccttagataatatacgtttcgatgctgttctctcgaaacatcccacccttgccttctcccacagagtccaaaagtctgttctgtacatctgtgtctctttttctgttttgcatatagggttaccattaccatctttctaaattctatatgtatgtgttagtatgctgtaatgttctttatctttctggcttacttcgctctgtaaaatgggctccagtttcacccatctcattagaactgattcaaatgaattctttttaacggctgagtaatagtccatggtgtatatgtaccacagcttccttatccattcatctgctgatgggcatctaggttgcttccatgtcctggctattataaacagtgctgtgatgaacattggggtgcacgtgtctctttcagatctggtttcctcagtgtgtatgcccagaagtgggattgctgggtcatatggcagttctatttccagttttttaagaaatctccacactgttctccatagtggctgtgctagtttgcattcccaccaacagtgtaagagggttcccttttctccacaccctctccagcatttattgcttgtagacttttggatagcagccatcctgactggcgtataatggtacctcattgtggttttgatttgcatttctctgataatgagtgatgttgggcatcttttcatgtgtttgttagccatctgtatgtcttctttggagaaatgtctagttctttggcccattttttgattgggtcatttatttttctggaattgagctgcaggagttgttcatatatttttgagattaatcctttgtctgttgcttcatttgctattattttctcccaatctgaaggctgtcttttcaccttgctcatag is from Odocoileus virginianus isolate 20LAN1187 ecotype Illinois unplaced genomic scaffold, Ovbor_1.2 Unplaced_Contig_52, whole genome shotgun sequence and encodes:
- the LOC110149306 gene encoding olfactory receptor 5AN1-like, encoding MVGGGNITEITYFILLGFSDFPRIIAVLFAVFLVIYILTLTWNLSLIILIGIDSHLHTPMYFFLSNLSFMDICYVTATAPKMLYDFFQEQKVITYVGCVVQYFVFSTMGLSESCLMTAMAYDRYAAICNPLLYSSVMSPALCGRMVLGSYMAGLSASIFYLCFMLKFQFCGPNVINHFFCDMPQLLVLSCTDTFSAQLFTALSTMIFGIINVSVIMISYVYIGISILKITSVKGRSKAFNTCASHLTAVSLFYASGMFVYLSSSSGGSSSFDRFASVFYTVMIPMLNPLIYSLRNKDIKDALKRLQKKRGCC